The nucleotide window TCCAGAAAAGCAATTTTGAGGGGAATAAGACTTGGCAATTTATATAGGAAGATTCACCAGTCCAATAACTAATATTGGAGGAGTAAAAGAAATCATTTTCTTTGGAGATTCTAATAGTCTTTTCATTTCCATCGAGATCTATGACAAAATGCCTCACCACCCCTTCTTGGACGAAAAACACTTTATCCGAAATTTCTCCTTGCCTTAAAATATATTCATTTTTAGAATACTCAATTGGGCATCCAGACTGAAAGAAGAATTCTATTGAAAAAGCCATTTAACTTTGTTATAATTAAAAGACGGATAAGATGGGCTCTTGTTACATTAGAGTTAAGTGGCCTAATTGTTTAGGTTAATTAGAAATTGTTTTGAGGTGGCATTGACTTTTAAAGGTTATCGCGATTTAATGATTATTAGACGCTAACATTTGATGAGCATTTTCATTATAAACTTTTACGTTAGTTTTTTTGCGATCTATACAATCAGCCAATATTATTGTAGGGCCATTATGATTTGAGGCCATTACCAAAGCCTCTAAACATTTTGAAGGGTTCTCAAAAAGAGAAACATTCAATATTTGTGTGTTGGGATAGGTAGCAAGCATTGCACCTAAATCTTTTTTCGGTTGTGTTTTTCCTGAATAAGCAAATTTCACTCTTTTTCCTTCAGGGGTTGCTTTGGATGCCTGGCCACCGGTATTTGAATAGCCTTCATTATCCAGGATAAGGATATTTACATTTTCACCAGAAGCAACAACATGGTCTATTCCACCAAATCCTATATCGTAAGCCCAACCATCACCACCAACAATCCAAATTTCTTTATTGATAAATTCATCTGCAAGGGAAATTAAGGCTTTTGCTTTGTAGGAATTTAATTTACCCAGAATTGATTTTAATTCCCGCACAGCCAACTTAACCTTTTGTTTATCCAATTCGCTATTTTGTTCGGTTAATAGTAGGGTAGCTACCAATCCATCCGGCAAAAAATCCATCATTTCAAGCAATAGTCGTTTTGCTTTATTTAGTTGGAATTTTTGGGTAAGATGGAATCCAAAACCGAATTCAGCATTATCTTCAAATAAACTGTTAGCCCAAGCTGGGCCTTCACCATTTGAGTTTGTATAAAAAGGTAAAGATGTTATGGACCCTCCAAAAATTGAACTGGATCCAGTAGCATTAGCAATTAACAGTCTATCTCCAAAAAGCTGAGTTAAAAGTTTAATATATTGTGATTCAGTACAGCGCTTTTCGCTTTGTGGTGACCTAAATAATGGTTCCATAAACTGTTGTTGAAATAAGTTCAAATTATTTAACAGGGATCTATTAGCTTCAGGAAGTCCTTTAAATAGTTTCCAATTTTGATTAGCCCGATTGTACACCAAATCCGTATTAACTGCCTCCAAGGCCTCTGTTGGACATTGCTCCACACAAAAATTGCATGAGGTGCATTGGTCCGGGTTAACTTGAATACTAAAATGGGCAGTTGATTTTGATAGTTCAGAATCCTCCAATTTTTTTAAAGGAAAAAAACTAGGCAACTCCGAGACATTTTCTTCTGGGACCAATTTCATCCTCAATGCCCCTTGTGGGCACACCAAACTACAGAGACCACATTCAACACAATTCAAAGTATTCCATTGAGGTATAAACTCTGCTGTTTTGGCTTTCAAAGCTCTATCAGAAAAGGTTTCAAAAGTTCCGTCAATTGGTAAACCACTTACCTTGATACTAGCATTTTTATCAAAAATGTTTGTGTTCATGGACTTTATTTTACTTGGTTTAAAGGTGATTCTTCTATAATTCTGATCAATAAAATTTGGGATGTTTCGATGGTTAGATTGAAGTTCAATAAACAACTCTTTCAAAATCCTTTCGCCATTTTCTTCACTATTTATATAGTATACCTCAATATTATTGTCTACAATATATTGTAGAGTGGAGAAGTTCATATTTATGTTTTCGCATAATTCAGAGAATACTAATATTATCCCACCAGATTTAATAGTTTCCAATGATGATTTTGATTGTAATGACGAAATAGAATCAAAAATGGTAACGTCCGCCTTTGAAATTAGAAATGGTGATCTAATGGCTGAATTGGAAAACCTTATATGAGTTTGGTTAATAACCTTGTCCTTATTGTAGGAACATCCAGTATACGATTGGATATGTTTTTTTATCCTGCTATTAAGTAAAACTGCTTGGATGTTCTTTGTCAGCTTTTTATCGGTATCCTCAATGATTATTTCTAACAAATTATCATTTTTTTTCGTGTCGATGTGCTTATACCCTAAGCTCAGATTTGAAATATTGTCGGTTATTCCAATAGTGAATTTATTTTTAGGGGACATTGATCGAGCATTCTCAATAATTGCTAATACCATTTCTGGGGTAAATTCTTTTGAAGATAATCCATATCTGCCACCAAACACCTTAATGTCTTTATTAAAGAAGTTATCTTTAACTGATTGAAAAACATCTAAATACAAGGGTTCGCCTGTTGATCCATTTTCTTTAGTTCTATCTAAAACTGTAATAGTCTTACAAGTTTTTGGTAACTCCTTAATTAATAGTTCTGTTGCAAAAGGCCTGTATAATCTAACCTTTATAAGACCGGTATCTTTGGTTCTATTAAATTGATCCAGCGTACATTCAATTGTATCGCAGGCACTTCCCATTGCAATTATTACATGCTTGGGATTGTCTGGACCTATATATTGAAAAGGTTTATAAATTCTACCAGTTAATTTTTCAAATTGTTCCATTACAGAAGCCATAATAGATGGTCCATTGTTAAATACTGAATTGGATCTTTCGCTAGATTCAAAAAATGTTTCTGGTCCTTGGGCCGTACCTCTAATAGAGGGATTATGCGGACTAAGTCTACGATCGAAATTCTGATATATCAAATCTTCAGGCATTAACTTTTTTATGATTGAATCATCTATAATCTCAACTATGTTAAGTTCATGAGAGGTTCTAAAACCATCAAAGAAATGTATAAATGGAATTCTGCTTCTTAAACTTGCCACTTGAGACAACAATGCAAAATCATAGGCTTCCTGTGGATTATTTCCACCTAAAATTGCATAGCCACATTGTCTAACAGCCATAATATCACTATGATCTCCAAATACAGATAAAGAATGTGTAGCTATACTTCTAGTCGCAACGTGTATAACATTTGGTAACAGTTGACCGGCAATTTTATACAAGTTAGGTAGCATTAATAATAGTCCTTGAGAAGCAGTAAAGGTAGTGGTAAGCGATCCTGTTTGAAGCGCACCATGCATGGCTCCGGCAACTCCACCTTCACCCTGCATTTGAAATGCTACAGGAACATCTCCAAAAAGATTTTCTACACCTTCGCTAGACCATTGTTCCGTAA belongs to Aegicerativicinus sediminis and includes:
- a CDS encoding Crp/Fnr family transcriptional regulator, coding for MAFSIEFFFQSGCPIEYSKNEYILRQGEISDKVFFVQEGVVRHFVIDLDGNEKTIRISKENDFFYSSNISYWTGESSYINCQVLFPSKLLFWTKETLENLSKTHPGFIAFECGKLKSFAIEKHKKEISRLTKNATDRLKEFNSTHISLFNRIPHHIIASYLDMTPETLSRERAKLRQLIS
- a CDS encoding 4Fe-4S binding protein, which codes for MTPSKILVNANQATARMAYRLNEIALIYPITPASEMAELTEQWSSEGVENLFGDVPVAFQMQGEGGVAGAMHGALQTGSLTTTFTASQGLLLMLPNLYKIAGQLLPNVIHVATRSIATHSLSVFGDHSDIMAVRQCGYAILGGNNPQEAYDFALLSQVASLRSRIPFIHFFDGFRTSHELNIVEIIDDSIIKKLMPEDLIYQNFDRRLSPHNPSIRGTAQGPETFFESSERSNSVFNNGPSIMASVMEQFEKLTGRIYKPFQYIGPDNPKHVIIAMGSACDTIECTLDQFNRTKDTGLIKVRLYRPFATELLIKELPKTCKTITVLDRTKENGSTGEPLYLDVFQSVKDNFFNKDIKVFGGRYGLSSKEFTPEMVLAIIENARSMSPKNKFTIGITDNISNLSLGYKHIDTKKNDNLLEIIIEDTDKKLTKNIQAVLLNSRIKKHIQSYTGCSYNKDKVINQTHIRFSNSAIRSPFLISKADVTIFDSISSLQSKSSLETIKSGGIILVFSELCENINMNFSTLQYIVDNNIEVYYINSEENGERILKELFIELQSNHRNIPNFIDQNYRRITFKPSKIKSMNTNIFDKNASIKVSGLPIDGTFETFSDRALKAKTAEFIPQWNTLNCVECGLCSLVCPQGALRMKLVPEENVSELPSFFPLKKLEDSELSKSTAHFSIQVNPDQCTSCNFCVEQCPTEALEAVNTDLVYNRANQNWKLFKGLPEANRSLLNNLNLFQQQFMEPLFRSPQSEKRCTESQYIKLLTQLFGDRLLIANATGSSSIFGGSITSLPFYTNSNGEGPAWANSLFEDNAEFGFGFHLTQKFQLNKAKRLLLEMMDFLPDGLVATLLLTEQNSELDKQKVKLAVRELKSILGKLNSYKAKALISLADEFINKEIWIVGGDGWAYDIGFGGIDHVVASGENVNILILDNEGYSNTGGQASKATPEGKRVKFAYSGKTQPKKDLGAMLATYPNTQILNVSLFENPSKCLEALVMASNHNGPTIILADCIDRKKTNVKVYNENAHQMLASNNH